In Paraburkholderia aromaticivorans, a single window of DNA contains:
- a CDS encoding short chain dehydrogenase: MRVLIVGSAGLLGREIVKLLSSKHEIIEASRKKANLKADISDRASIVALYNMVGTVDSVICVARDDRFPPPGSSMDDDFSYSVANKLMGQANLVRYGVEHISKGGSVTLTGGTLAQRPEIGNAAASVNVEVRAFIRCAALNLFVRSAALELHGRLRVNAISPGWMTETWTLMGKDPAGGISAAEVAKAYERSLMEDMTGQVIVAGQ, translated from the coding sequence ATGAGAGTGTTGATTGTCGGCTCCGCAGGATTACTTGGTCGCGAGATAGTGAAATTACTGTCTTCGAAACACGAAATCATCGAGGCCAGCAGGAAGAAAGCGAATCTCAAGGCAGACATTTCTGACAGGGCGTCGATTGTTGCGCTGTACAACATGGTGGGCACAGTTGACTCGGTAATCTGCGTAGCCCGTGACGACCGGTTCCCGCCACCCGGATCCTCGATGGATGACGATTTCAGCTACAGCGTTGCCAATAAGCTGATGGGCCAGGCGAACCTCGTGCGTTACGGTGTCGAACACATTTCGAAGGGCGGTTCTGTAACACTGACGGGCGGGACACTGGCGCAACGTCCAGAGATCGGGAACGCTGCCGCGAGCGTCAATGTGGAGGTCAGGGCATTCATCCGGTGCGCCGCGCTTAATTTGTTCGTGCGATCCGCCGCGCTCGAATTACATGGGCGGTTGCGTGTTAATGCCATCAGCCCCGGCTGGATGACTGAAACATGGACATTGATGGGCAAGGATCCTGCGGGCGGCATCTCCGCAGCGGAAGTTGCAAAGGCATACGAACGAAGCCTCATGGAAGACATGACGGGACAGGTCATTGTCGCGGGCCAATAA